A genomic stretch from Paenibacillus thermoaerophilus includes:
- a CDS encoding MBL fold metallo-hydrolase: MAALHIESFPLGPLETNAYLLTKEGSSRAVVIDPGMKPGKLVSRLDEAGLELEAIVLTHAHFDHIGGVDLLRKRGAGCPVYLHEKEAAWLSDGSLNGSLRWPELGGEIVTDAPDFTLRGGERLTLLGETFQVFHTPGHSPGSISLLTGHHLFAGDVLFRGSVGRTDLPGGSWNELLNSIHGVLFELNDDIRVYPGHGPGTTIGYEKEHNPYV, from the coding sequence ATGGCCGCGCTGCATATCGAGAGCTTCCCGCTTGGTCCGCTGGAGACGAACGCCTATTTGCTGACGAAGGAAGGCAGTTCCCGCGCCGTCGTGATCGATCCGGGCATGAAGCCGGGGAAGCTGGTGAGCCGGCTGGACGAAGCGGGCCTGGAGCTTGAGGCGATCGTGCTGACGCACGCGCATTTCGACCATATCGGCGGCGTGGACCTGCTGCGCAAGCGCGGAGCGGGATGTCCGGTATACCTGCACGAGAAGGAGGCGGCCTGGCTGTCGGACGGAAGCCTGAACGGTTCCCTGCGCTGGCCGGAGCTCGGCGGCGAGATCGTCACGGACGCGCCCGACTTCACCTTGCGCGGCGGCGAACGGCTGACCTTGCTCGGCGAGACGTTTCAGGTTTTCCATACGCCGGGACATTCGCCGGGCAGCATCAGTCTCCTGACCGGACATCATCTGTTCGCGGGCGACGTCCTGTTCCGCGGTTCGGTCGGGCGGACCGATCTTCCCGGAGGCAGTTGGAACGAACTGCTGAACTCGATTCACGGCGTTTTGTTCGAATTGAACGACGATATTCGGGTATATCCCGGACACGGGCCCGGCACGACCATCGGTTACGAGAAAGAGCATAATCCTTACGTGTGA
- a CDS encoding thioredoxin family protein translates to MSKNVANKLNKGIRPQQFIERMTKNQEAFRSWQEQFVWPSDDDREFFESLNNRDDLRCLILAADWCGDVVRNVPVVFKALEVSGIPTEVFIIEEHPDLMDQFLTMGGRAIPIVIFSDTSGYVLGQWGPRPKHVQEVMVAFKQANPDREAADYQEKLQKARKEMMARYGEGTGYHASIIAELRDLLSGV, encoded by the coding sequence ATGTCCAAGAACGTGGCGAACAAATTGAACAAAGGCATCCGTCCGCAGCAATTCATCGAGCGGATGACGAAAAATCAGGAGGCATTCCGGTCGTGGCAGGAGCAATTCGTCTGGCCGTCCGACGACGACCGCGAGTTTTTCGAATCGCTGAACAACCGCGACGACCTCCGTTGCCTTATCCTGGCCGCCGATTGGTGCGGCGATGTCGTGCGCAACGTGCCCGTCGTCTTTAAAGCGCTCGAAGTGTCCGGCATTCCGACCGAAGTGTTTATTATAGAAGAACATCCGGACTTGATGGATCAGTTCCTGACGATGGGCGGCCGGGCGATCCCGATCGTCATCTTCTCGGATACGTCCGGTTACGTGCTCGGACAATGGGGCCCCCGTCCGAAGCATGTGCAGGAAGTCATGGTTGCGTTCAAGCAGGCCAATCCGGATCGGGAAGCCGCCGATTATCAGGAGAAGCTGCAGAAAGCGCGCAAAGAGATGATGGCCCGCTACGGCGAAGGTACGGGTTATCACGCGTCGATCATCGCCGAGCTTCGCGACCTGCTCTCGGGGGTTTGA
- a CDS encoding nuclease-related domain-containing protein, protein MAGAVLLLGAYIGYKMWRSRKEKERKASVSGVGAGADAAEAERTVEALLQSMEGDYRVLRGRRLRTGSGALEIDCIVVGPNGVFHIDAKDWPGAIRFSAQGVQKEAGPGGEDPTARLYRQEYALKELLREHGLQADIVGILCLTHPEAKVEGSSPAFYTVKPEGLVRAIRDHRAQKPLDADAANRLAKLIEDQSAGA, encoded by the coding sequence ATGGCAGGAGCGGTGCTGCTGCTGGGGGCTTATATCGGCTACAAGATGTGGCGGAGCCGCAAGGAGAAGGAGCGCAAGGCTTCGGTATCCGGCGTTGGCGCCGGGGCGGACGCGGCCGAAGCGGAACGGACGGTCGAGGCTCTCCTGCAATCGATGGAAGGGGATTACCGCGTGCTGCGGGGACGGCGCCTGCGCACCGGAAGCGGGGCTCTGGAGATCGATTGCATCGTCGTCGGGCCGAACGGCGTCTTCCACATCGACGCGAAAGATTGGCCCGGCGCGATCCGCTTCTCGGCGCAAGGCGTTCAGAAAGAAGCGGGGCCGGGTGGGGAGGACCCGACGGCCCGTCTGTACCGCCAGGAGTACGCGCTTAAAGAGCTGCTCCGGGAACACGGCCTACAAGCGGACATCGTCGGCATTCTCTGCCTGACGCATCCCGAAGCCAAGGTGGAAGGCTCGAGTCCGGCGTTTTACACCGTCAAGCCGGAGGGGCTTGTCCGGGCGATCCGGGATCACCGCGCTCAGAAGCCTCTCGATGCGGACGCGGCGAACCGGCTGGCGAAGCTGATCGAGGATCAAAGCGCGGGAGCGTGA
- a CDS encoding aldolase catalytic domain-containing protein, with protein MQHHNQKILDCTIRDGGLVNNWDFSVEFVKDLYKSLCDAGVDYMEIGYKNSPKLLKSANAGPWRFLDEKFLKEVIPVKGYTKLSALVDIGRVDEADILPREESSLDMIRVATYIKELDKALELVQKFHDRGYETTLNIMALSHVMEHELEAAFAEVRESPVDVVYIVDSYGSLSPTDISHLVDKFKRLLPNKLLGVHTHNNLQLAFANTLVAVEKGVTFLDASVYGMGRAAGNCNTELLVSHLRNPRYEVRPLLDVIERHMLDIRKKWEWGYIIPYMIAGALNEHPRVAMALRASEDRDKFVEFYDRLTSVEVAGSTQARD; from the coding sequence ATGCAGCACCACAACCAGAAAATACTGGACTGCACCATTCGGGACGGGGGTCTTGTCAACAACTGGGATTTCAGCGTGGAGTTCGTGAAGGATTTGTACAAAAGCCTGTGCGACGCCGGCGTCGACTACATGGAGATCGGGTACAAAAATTCGCCCAAGCTGCTCAAATCGGCCAATGCCGGACCTTGGCGGTTTTTGGACGAGAAATTTTTGAAGGAAGTCATTCCGGTTAAAGGATACACGAAGCTGTCGGCGCTCGTCGATATCGGACGCGTCGACGAGGCGGACATTTTGCCGCGGGAAGAAAGCAGCCTGGACATGATCCGCGTGGCGACCTACATCAAAGAACTGGACAAAGCCCTGGAGCTGGTGCAAAAATTCCACGATCGCGGATACGAGACGACGCTGAACATCATGGCGCTGTCGCATGTTATGGAGCACGAGCTGGAGGCGGCGTTCGCCGAAGTGCGCGAGTCCCCGGTGGACGTCGTCTATATCGTCGATTCCTACGGCAGCCTGTCCCCGACGGACATCAGCCACTTGGTGGACAAATTCAAGCGCCTGCTGCCGAACAAGCTGCTTGGCGTGCATACGCACAACAACTTGCAGTTGGCTTTCGCGAATACGCTTGTGGCGGTCGAGAAAGGCGTGACGTTCCTTGATGCGTCCGTCTACGGCATGGGCAGGGCGGCCGGCAACTGCAATACGGAGCTGCTTGTGTCGCATCTGCGCAACCCGCGTTACGAAGTCCGTCCGCTGTTGGACGTCATCGAACGCCATATGTTGGACATTCGCAAGAAATGGGAATGGGGCTATATTATTCCGTACATGATCGCCGGGGCTTTGAACGAGCATCCCCGCGTCGCCATGGCGCTGCGGGCGTCCGAAGACCGGGATAAATTCGTCGAATTTTACGATCGGCTGACTTCGGTCGAAGTGGCGGGTTCGACGCAAGCGAGAGATTGA
- a CDS encoding NAD(P)H-binding protein: MSDDLMEARDGGRTAVVAGGSGLVGRELIRGLLDDPVYGRVVALLRRRMDVQHPKLEQRLVDFGRPDTYADSLSGAHDVFCCLGTTIRKAGSQEAFRLVDEKFR, translated from the coding sequence ATGTCGGACGATCTCATGGAGGCGAGGGACGGAGGCCGCACGGCCGTTGTCGCCGGAGGAAGCGGGCTCGTCGGACGGGAGTTGATTCGAGGCCTGCTGGACGACCCCGTATACGGCCGGGTGGTGGCGCTGCTCAGGCGGAGGATGGACGTTCAGCATCCGAAGCTGGAGCAGCGGCTCGTCGACTTCGGCCGTCCGGACACGTATGCGGACAGCTTGTCCGGGGCGCACGACGTCTTTTGCTGCCTGGGCACGACCATCCGAAAGGCAGGCTCTCAGGAAGCGTTCCGGCTGGTGGATGAGAAATTCCGTTGA
- a CDS encoding thiol-disulfide oxidoreductase DCC family protein — protein sequence METDTAWRAGAFGPAEAVVLFDGECSFCHSAVRFLYKRDPEGKLRYCSLQSKAAARLLRSAGIEANSAPDSFALLLRDGRVYWRSEAALRTARLLGGAWRAAFALRAVPKPVRDRAYDWFARRRRRWFGGPQACSLPPAELRERIIGD from the coding sequence ATGGAGACGGATACGGCCTGGCGCGCCGGCGCATTCGGCCCGGCCGAAGCGGTCGTCCTGTTTGACGGGGAATGCTCCTTCTGCCATTCGGCGGTGCGGTTTTTGTACAAGCGCGATCCGGAGGGCAAGCTAAGGTACTGCTCCCTGCAATCGAAAGCCGCCGCACGGCTACTTCGGAGCGCGGGGATCGAAGCGAATTCGGCGCCCGACTCGTTTGCGCTGCTGCTGCGGGACGGCCGCGTTTATTGGAGGTCGGAGGCGGCGCTGCGCACGGCGCGGCTGCTGGGAGGAGCGTGGCGGGCGGCCTTCGCGCTGCGGGCGGTCCCGAAGCCTGTCCGGGACCGGGCTTACGATTGGTTCGCGCGCCGCAGACGGCGCTGGTTCGGCGGGCCGCAAGCCTGCTCGCTGCCGCCGGCGGAGCTGCGGGAGCGCATCATCGGCGATTAA
- a CDS encoding WGxxGxxG family protein, giving the protein MKKRATVTAIALACALGSGSAYAAGTAANNTAASPTPVASPSAMNPAASPATDGLRDRNTYGYDIFNNGDRNDSGRPFARAGEAVREGVRETGNYTANTVRAATDTTRNRNWGWLGLLGLIGLAGLGGRSRNEA; this is encoded by the coding sequence ATGAAGAAACGTGCAACTGTCACTGCAATTGCGTTGGCATGCGCCCTCGGCAGCGGTTCCGCTTACGCGGCCGGCACGGCGGCCAACAATACGGCGGCAAGCCCGACTCCGGTCGCATCGCCGTCTGCCATGAATCCGGCCGCTTCGCCTGCCACGGACGGGTTACGCGACCGCAACACGTACGGGTACGACATCTTCAACAACGGCGACAGGAATGACAGCGGCCGTCCGTTTGCCCGGGCGGGAGAAGCCGTCAGAGAAGGGGTTCGCGAAACCGGGAATTACACGGCCAATACGGTGAGAGCGGCAACCGACACGACGCGCAACCGGAACTGGGGCTGGCTCGGCCTGCTCGGCTTGATCGGCCTGGCCGGATTGGGCGGACGCAGCCGCAACGAAGCGTAA
- a CDS encoding response regulator transcription factor → MARERILVIDDEPEISELIRLYLTREQYEVYTAPNGQYIEEQIRSFCPDLIILDILMPGADGLELCRQIRKWTNVPVIFVSCKAEDTDKIVGLTVGGDDYITKPFSPGELVARVKAQLRRQSMLPGHNRPKTLVFGDLTVDLSAHEVKIGGQTVPLSATEFSLVVKMAEQPGRVFSIDELFDLIWGADHMGDTRTVMVHISNLRKKIEPTPANPKYILTVRGVGYKFSTAAD, encoded by the coding sequence ATGGCTCGGGAACGAATTCTTGTCATCGACGACGAACCGGAGATCAGCGAGCTGATACGCCTGTATCTGACGAGAGAACAATACGAAGTATACACCGCTCCGAACGGACAATATATCGAAGAGCAGATCCGGTCCTTCTGTCCCGATCTGATTATCCTGGACATTTTGATGCCGGGCGCGGACGGCTTGGAGCTGTGCCGGCAAATCCGCAAATGGACCAACGTCCCCGTTATTTTCGTCAGTTGCAAAGCGGAAGATACCGACAAAATCGTCGGGCTGACCGTCGGCGGAGACGACTACATCACGAAGCCGTTCAGCCCCGGCGAGCTGGTCGCCCGCGTCAAAGCGCAGCTTCGGCGGCAATCGATGCTCCCGGGGCACAATCGGCCGAAGACGCTCGTCTTCGGAGATCTGACGGTCGACTTGTCCGCGCACGAAGTGAAAATCGGCGGACAGACGGTTCCCTTGTCCGCGACCGAATTCAGCCTCGTCGTCAAAATGGCGGAGCAGCCGGGGCGGGTATTTTCCATCGACGAGCTGTTCGACCTGATATGGGGCGCCGATCATATGGGCGATACCCGAACGGTTATGGTACATATCAGCAACCTGCGCAAAAAAATCGAACCTACTCCCGCCAATCCGAAATACATATTGACGGTCCGCGGCGTCGGCTATAAATTCTCGACCGCGGCCGATTGA
- a CDS encoding AAA family ATPase — MIGLPDYETIELLHESSKSLIYRARHRETRRNRIVKMLKLGARSADAARLRREYDIARSLEIEGVVRPAEFRESANVSYLIVDDFGGESLHRMLKRCGRLTLPVFLDMAAQLARIIGRLHRHKVVHKDINPQNIIVHPETLEVKLTGFGVASVLLSEHQDPVPPELPAGTLTHMSPEQTGRISRVVDYRSDFYSLGATFYEMLTGRLPFAECDSIGLIHAHIAKQPLPPHQLAPGVPQVVSDIVMKCMAKTAEERYQSAFGLEADLERCRRSLREAGSVEPFPIGERDRKDIFAIPQKLYGRDGEWAELQAAYARAASGSFACVLISGTAGAGKSSLAMELKRAASGGLFVSGKFDPFRRDVPYSGWTSALQQWVRQLLAGGEEQLAVWRAKLTELAVSSGQALTGLIPELELVIGKQPDAERLPAAENRHRLHDMFRSLLERIATREKPLVLLLDDIHWADDGSLELLGELAKESPVGSFLLAATYRTEEAGDHPLLSGLVPELLQVPACSWIALGRLAAEDIARLLAETMRTELEGCRELAAIVADKTGGNPFFVKQFLEVMHDRGLVRFHYERECWEWDSESLEAMNLSDHVIRLIGEKLERLSPEARHLLQAAACIGYEFSSAHVAALTRMRESEAQTLLRDAVRLRLIAPAGTGFGLAGAEPPGHSAGAATERSAEYRFLHDRIREYCYHRNPDAVARSYRLAAGWLLLKEWNRAEAIDDRLFEIVNHLNAGREWIHDESERLRLAGLNLEAGLKAKSATAYPSAAEYLRAGIACLDERAWDEHFDLAFSLHLSYMEAAYLSGNFEQAERWFSYLLGRARNPQERANVYNIMIVMCLHRGLHEQAVRIGMEGLAAFGVRLPRRVRRRHVWKGLLATRRNWLSAPAQSILQLPVMTDPEIKALASLMLHASTPSYFVNPDLYLLLMMNMIGLTLKHGLSAESANAFNALGMLLGSGLGQYRQGEAYGMLSLKLNERYPSRMLDSKIHFAFGAFINHWTRHIETSIPYLWRSYHTGIQSGDVVFAGYAITYILLMLEFKGVPLEELREFIGSHKPFLRRIQNSETLHMMDVLDRYVRHLESDGPGLQPERDEGDESALANELEKLCNQIVLQVFHIKKAMLHYLFGRYEDAWRSSLESGKRIGASHCLFHVPEHYFYEGLIAAELLGQAGPARKPGLVLRLRRVRRKLRRWAAFAPDNYEHMSALVEAEWMRLRNDDRRAVDAYERAIASARRGGFTQAEAIACERAALYYAQLGRQRLARDAMEAAVRAYDRWGARAKTRQLARTYPQLVPALPASGREQGAFAHTNLYSSPGLDLKAIIRTSQAISGEIVLERLLQKLMGVLMQTAGAERGLLILKEDDGYHIEAEGRASPDGWSSGGRPSDTAGTVSVLLSRPLEDENNIPKSLIHYVMRTMEPVTLDYASQDGLFTGDPYVRRTGLKSACCVPVVHQGQLTALMYLENNLATHAFTAERQSLIGIIAAQAAISIRNARLYTEMEKRVNERTDEIIRMEESRRNLFANISHDLGTPLTSIQGYVEAILDGVVDDPEARRKYLKIVLARVQGIRRLIKDLFQLSKMETRQLHFNRKAVPAAEMIREMFQKHELDTLEAGVGYRLDIDESLDGVQVVADEQRIGQVYDNLLYNALRYTPSGGQIRVSARLEADGEYVLIQVADTGSGIAAHDLPHIFERFYRGSKSRGTAEGGGSGLGLAIAREIVTLHDGEIWAESEPGQGSVFYFTLPVRKRPGQSAAVENL, encoded by the coding sequence GTGATCGGATTGCCCGACTATGAAACGATCGAGCTGCTGCACGAAAGCAGCAAATCGCTGATATACCGCGCTCGCCATCGGGAGACGCGGCGCAATCGAATTGTCAAGATGCTGAAGCTGGGCGCGCGAAGCGCGGATGCGGCCCGTCTGCGGAGGGAGTACGACATCGCCCGCAGCCTGGAGATCGAGGGTGTGGTCAGGCCCGCCGAGTTCAGGGAATCGGCTAACGTGTCCTATCTCATCGTCGACGACTTCGGCGGCGAGTCGCTGCATCGGATGCTGAAGCGCTGCGGCCGTCTGACGCTTCCCGTCTTTCTCGACATGGCCGCGCAGCTGGCGCGCATCATCGGCCGTCTGCATCGCCATAAGGTCGTGCACAAGGATATCAACCCCCAAAACATCATCGTTCATCCCGAGACGCTGGAAGTGAAGCTGACGGGCTTCGGCGTCGCGTCGGTGCTTCTCAGTGAGCACCAAGATCCGGTGCCGCCCGAGCTTCCGGCGGGCACGCTGACGCATATGTCTCCGGAGCAGACGGGCCGCATCAGCCGCGTTGTCGATTACCGGAGCGATTTTTATTCGCTTGGCGCCACCTTCTACGAGATGCTGACGGGCAGGCTGCCGTTCGCCGAGTGCGATTCGATCGGCCTGATCCACGCGCATATCGCCAAGCAGCCGCTGCCGCCGCACCAGCTCGCGCCCGGCGTGCCGCAAGTCGTGTCCGATATCGTCATGAAATGCATGGCGAAGACGGCGGAGGAACGCTATCAAAGCGCGTTCGGCCTGGAGGCCGACCTCGAACGGTGCCGCCGGTCGCTTCGCGAAGCGGGTTCCGTCGAGCCGTTCCCCATCGGCGAGCGGGACCGGAAAGATATTTTCGCCATCCCGCAGAAGCTCTACGGACGGGATGGCGAATGGGCGGAGCTGCAGGCCGCTTATGCGCGCGCCGCCTCGGGCTCGTTCGCGTGCGTCCTGATCTCGGGAACGGCCGGCGCCGGCAAATCGAGTCTGGCGATGGAATTGAAGCGGGCCGCCTCGGGCGGGTTGTTCGTCTCCGGCAAGTTCGACCCGTTTCGGCGCGACGTTCCTTACAGCGGATGGACATCCGCCCTGCAGCAGTGGGTGCGGCAATTGCTCGCCGGCGGGGAGGAGCAGCTTGCGGTTTGGCGCGCCAAGCTGACGGAGCTCGCCGTATCCAGCGGGCAGGCGCTCACCGGGCTGATTCCCGAGCTGGAGCTGGTGATCGGCAAGCAGCCGGACGCGGAACGCCTTCCCGCGGCCGAGAACAGGCATCGGCTGCATGACATGTTCCGCAGCCTTCTGGAACGGATCGCGACGCGGGAGAAACCTCTCGTCCTGCTGCTGGACGACATCCATTGGGCCGACGACGGCTCCCTGGAGCTGCTGGGCGAACTGGCGAAGGAGTCGCCGGTCGGGTCCTTTTTGCTTGCCGCAACTTACCGGACGGAGGAGGCCGGCGACCATCCGCTCCTGTCCGGACTCGTGCCGGAGCTGCTTCAAGTCCCCGCCTGTTCGTGGATCGCGCTGGGGCGGCTCGCTGCCGAAGATATCGCCAGACTTCTCGCCGAGACGATGCGGACCGAGCTGGAGGGCTGCCGCGAATTGGCGGCGATTGTCGCGGACAAGACCGGGGGCAATCCCTTTTTCGTGAAGCAGTTTCTGGAAGTGATGCACGACCGGGGACTTGTCCGGTTTCATTACGAACGCGAATGCTGGGAGTGGGATTCCGAATCGCTGGAGGCGATGAACCTCTCCGATCACGTGATCCGTCTCATCGGGGAGAAGCTGGAGCGGCTGTCGCCCGAGGCGCGCCATCTGCTGCAAGCGGCCGCCTGTATCGGCTACGAGTTTTCTTCGGCGCATGTTGCGGCCCTGACGCGTATGCGGGAGAGCGAAGCGCAGACGCTGCTTCGCGACGCGGTGCGGCTGCGGTTGATCGCGCCCGCAGGGACGGGCTTCGGCCTCGCGGGAGCCGAGCCGCCCGGGCATTCCGCGGGAGCCGCGACCGAACGCTCGGCTGAGTACCGGTTTTTGCACGACCGAATCCGCGAGTATTGCTACCACCGGAATCCGGATGCGGTCGCCCGCTCTTACCGTCTGGCGGCGGGATGGCTTTTGCTGAAGGAATGGAACCGGGCGGAAGCCATCGACGACCGCCTGTTCGAGATCGTGAATCATCTGAATGCCGGACGGGAATGGATTCACGACGAGAGCGAGCGTCTTCGGCTTGCCGGGCTGAACCTGGAAGCCGGACTGAAGGCCAAAAGCGCCACCGCTTATCCGTCGGCCGCCGAATATTTGCGCGCCGGGATCGCTTGTCTGGACGAACGCGCCTGGGACGAGCATTTCGACCTCGCCTTCTCGCTTCATTTGAGTTATATGGAGGCCGCTTATTTATCGGGGAACTTCGAGCAGGCGGAGAGATGGTTCTCGTATCTGCTCGGCAGGGCGCGTAATCCGCAGGAGAGAGCGAACGTATACAACATCATGATTGTCATGTGCTTGCATAGAGGCTTGCACGAGCAGGCGGTCCGGATCGGGATGGAAGGGCTGGCGGCGTTCGGCGTCCGGCTGCCGAGGCGGGTGCGCCGGCGGCATGTATGGAAGGGGCTGCTCGCTACCCGCAGAAATTGGCTGTCCGCTCCGGCCCAGTCCATATTGCAGCTCCCGGTGATGACCGATCCGGAAATCAAAGCGCTCGCCAGTCTGATGCTGCACGCAAGCACGCCGAGCTATTTCGTCAATCCGGATTTGTACCTGCTCCTGATGATGAACATGATCGGATTGACTTTGAAGCACGGCCTGTCCGCGGAATCGGCGAACGCGTTTAACGCCTTGGGCATGCTGCTCGGTTCGGGGCTGGGGCAGTACCGCCAGGGCGAAGCGTACGGAATGCTCAGCCTGAAGCTGAACGAGCGTTATCCGAGCAGGATGCTGGACAGCAAGATTCACTTCGCCTTCGGCGCTTTTATCAACCATTGGACCCGGCATATCGAGACCAGCATCCCGTATCTGTGGCGTTCCTATCACACGGGGATACAGTCCGGGGACGTCGTATTTGCCGGGTACGCGATCACCTATATTTTGCTGATGCTGGAATTCAAGGGCGTGCCGCTGGAAGAGCTGCGCGAATTTATCGGCAGCCACAAGCCGTTTCTCCGGCGTATCCAAAACAGCGAGACGCTCCATATGATGGACGTGCTCGACCGGTACGTGCGCCATCTGGAATCGGACGGCCCCGGCTTGCAGCCGGAGCGGGACGAAGGAGACGAATCGGCTCTGGCTAACGAACTGGAGAAGCTGTGCAATCAGATCGTCCTTCAAGTGTTTCATATAAAAAAAGCGATGCTGCACTATTTGTTCGGCCGTTACGAGGACGCTTGGCGGAGTTCGCTGGAATCCGGCAAGCGGATAGGGGCGAGCCACTGCCTGTTTCACGTGCCGGAGCATTATTTTTATGAAGGCCTGATCGCTGCCGAGCTGCTCGGGCAAGCCGGCCCCGCCCGGAAGCCCGGCCTTGTCCTCCGGCTGCGGCGCGTTCGGCGCAAGCTTCGGCGGTGGGCGGCGTTCGCGCCGGACAATTACGAGCACATGTCTGCGCTTGTCGAGGCCGAGTGGATGCGCCTGCGGAACGACGACCGAAGGGCGGTCGACGCTTACGAGCGGGCGATTGCGAGCGCAAGGCGCGGGGGGTTCACGCAGGCCGAAGCGATCGCTTGCGAGCGCGCGGCGCTCTATTATGCGCAGCTCGGACGGCAGCGGCTGGCCCGCGATGCGATGGAAGCGGCGGTCCGGGCGTACGACCGGTGGGGCGCGCGCGCCAAGACGCGGCAGCTTGCCCGGACATACCCGCAGCTCGTCCCCGCCTTGCCCGCGTCCGGACGGGAGCAAGGGGCTTTCGCTCACACGAACTTGTACTCCTCGCCCGGTCTGGACTTGAAGGCGATCATCCGGACGTCGCAGGCGATCTCGGGCGAGATCGTGCTGGAGCGGCTGCTGCAAAAGCTGATGGGCGTACTTATGCAGACGGCGGGCGCCGAACGCGGGCTGCTGATTCTGAAGGAGGACGACGGCTACCATATCGAAGCCGAAGGCAGAGCGAGCCCGGACGGCTGGAGTTCCGGCGGCCGGCCGTCCGACACTGCGGGCACGGTGTCGGTGTTGCTGTCCCGTCCGCTTGAGGACGAGAACAATATCCCGAAGTCGCTGATTCATTACGTGATGCGCACGATGGAACCCGTCACGCTGGATTACGCTTCGCAGGACGGGTTGTTCACGGGAGACCCGTACGTGAGGCGGACCGGCTTGAAGTCGGCCTGCTGCGTGCCGGTCGTGCATCAGGGCCAATTAACCGCCCTGATGTATTTGGAGAACAATCTGGCTACGCACGCGTTTACGGCCGAACGCCAGTCGCTGATCGGCATAATCGCGGCGCAGGCGGCCATTTCCATTCGCAACGCGAGATTGTATACCGAGATGGAAAAGCGGGTCAACGAGCGGACGGACGAAATCATCCGGATGGAGGAATCCAGAAGAAATCTGTTCGCCAATATCTCCCATGACCTCGGGACGCCGCTCACTTCGATACAGGGGTACGTGGAGGCGATTCTGGACGGCGTCGTGGACGATCCGGAGGCGCGCCGCAAATATTTGAAGATCGTTCTTGCCCGGGTTCAAGGGATTCGCCGCCTGATCAAAGATTTGTTCCAGCTCAGCAAAATGGAGACGCGGCAGCTGCATTTCAACCGCAAAGCCGTTCCGGCGGCGGAGATGATCCGCGAGATGTTCCAGAAGCACGAGCTGGACACGTTGGAGGCGGGAGTCGGCTACCGCCTCGACATCGACGAGTCGCTGGACGGTGTCCAGGTGGTTGCGGACGAGCAGCGCATCGGCCAAGTGTACGACAATCTGCTCTACAATGCGCTTCGATACACACCTTCGGGCGGGCAGATTAGGGTTTCGGCCAGGCTGGAGGCTGACGGGGAATACGTGCTGATTCAGGTCGCGGATACGGGCAGCGGCATAGCGGCTCATGATTTGCCGCATATTTTCGAGAGATTTTACCGGGGGTCGAAATCCCGCGGCACCGCCGAAGGAGGGGGCAGCGGACTCGGATTGGCGATCGCGCGGGAGATCGTCACGCTGCACGACGGAGAAATCTGGGCCGAAAGTGAACCGGGGCAAGGCAGCGTCTTTTATTTTACCTTGCCCGTGCGGAAGCGCCCGGGTCAATCGGCCGCGGTCGAGAATTTATAG